From a single Phocoena sinus isolate mPhoSin1 chromosome 1, mPhoSin1.pri, whole genome shotgun sequence genomic region:
- the PCP4L1 gene encoding Purkinje cell protein 4-like protein 1, with protein MSELNTKTSPATNQAADPEEKGRAGNAKKAEEEEEIDIDLTAPETEKAALAIQGKFRRFQKKKKDSSS; from the exons cttaACACCAAAACATCCCCAGCAACCAACCAGGCAGCTGACCCAGAGGAAAAGG GGAGAGCTGGCAATGCCAAGAaggctgaggaggaggaggagattgACATTGATCTGACGGCACCAGAAACAGAGAAGGCTGCCCTTGCTATTCAGGGCAAGTTCCGGcgattccagaaaaagaaaaaggattccaGTTCCTGA